From a single Micromonospora pallida genomic region:
- a CDS encoding creatininase family protein gives MDGVTTWPAGGGLIPATRIPGGELAAVAAAADFAVLPVGAVEWHGPHLPLGTDLILAEGFARESAADASADVPAGDHAPAAGSATGGAGPRGVLFPAVPYAACPGQTRPWPGTVAIRPEIAVGYLADVIEGIVAAGFPRLLIVNGHDANMSTVRAAMEWVSGRRRASLLLVNWFQLVTPEETTALYGPLPARGHGGAYETSGVLGFDPDAVRLGAVDDLPPKPKLPVPHPYVLVESRPDPWQGWSGHISLADETIGRRVRELAGGRLREIIAAWVAAEPPAAPTADPLPGPAPAGARPAGTPADVPTADSRLNPSPGEDS, from the coding sequence GTGGACGGCGTGACGACCTGGCCGGCCGGGGGCGGGCTGATCCCCGCCACCCGGATCCCCGGCGGCGAACTGGCCGCGGTCGCCGCGGCAGCCGACTTCGCGGTGCTGCCGGTCGGCGCGGTCGAGTGGCACGGTCCGCACCTGCCGCTCGGCACCGACCTGATCCTCGCCGAGGGCTTCGCCCGCGAGAGCGCCGCCGACGCGTCGGCGGACGTGCCGGCGGGCGACCACGCGCCGGCCGCCGGAAGCGCCACCGGCGGCGCCGGTCCGCGTGGGGTGCTCTTTCCCGCCGTGCCGTACGCGGCCTGCCCCGGACAGACCCGCCCCTGGCCGGGCACCGTGGCGATCCGCCCGGAGATCGCCGTCGGCTACCTCGCCGACGTGATCGAGGGGATCGTGGCGGCCGGCTTCCCCCGACTGCTGATCGTCAACGGGCACGACGCCAACATGTCCACCGTCCGGGCCGCGATGGAGTGGGTCTCCGGGCGGCGTAGGGCCAGCCTGCTGCTGGTCAACTGGTTCCAACTGGTCACCCCGGAGGAGACCACCGCGCTGTACGGGCCGCTGCCGGCGCGCGGGCACGGCGGGGCGTACGAGACCTCCGGTGTGCTCGGCTTCGACCCGGACGCGGTCCGCCTCGGCGCGGTCGACGACCTGCCGCCGAAGCCCAAGCTGCCGGTCCCGCACCCGTACGTGCTCGTGGAGTCCCGGCCCGACCCGTGGCAGGGCTGGTCCGGGCACATCTCGCTGGCCGACGAGACGATCGGCCGACGGGTCCGGGAACTGGCCGGCGGGCGGCTGCGCGAGATCATCGCCGCCTGGGTGGCCGCCGAACCCCCGGCCGCCCCCACCGCCGACCCGCTGCCGGGTCCGGCCCCGGCCGGTGCGCGGCCGGCCGGCACCCCGGCCGACGTGCCCACCGCCGACTCCCGGCTGAATCCGTCCCCCGGGGAGGACTCGTGA
- a CDS encoding ROK family protein: MSVGLTGRAAQPAPVAGDRPVLLGIDFGGTKMAVGVADGQGRLLVRERVPTHAEQGAPQALDRALALAAKLLGQVGAPVAAAGVASPGVVRPDGIDLAPNVPGWDRLRLADAVRDRFGVTAVAVDNDLNAAALAEVRLGALRDADPGLVVGLGTGVAAAVTVGGRVVAGHRGAAGEIGYAVAGGPWPGTMLELDFSGRALDRLADELGVPGGAAGLATAAARPGPARDALTARVDEFARHLVTCCLLLDPQRVVLVGGVAGSDLIRGLLTERLGAVLPYRPEVVLSRFADDAALHGAVILAHEAIPASR, from the coding sequence GTGAGCGTCGGACTGACCGGCCGGGCGGCCCAGCCCGCGCCGGTGGCCGGTGACCGGCCGGTGCTGCTCGGCATCGACTTCGGCGGCACCAAGATGGCGGTCGGGGTGGCCGACGGGCAGGGCCGGCTGCTGGTCCGCGAACGGGTCCCCACGCACGCCGAACAGGGCGCCCCGCAGGCACTGGACCGGGCGCTGGCGTTGGCCGCGAAACTGCTGGGGCAGGTCGGCGCTCCGGTCGCGGCGGCCGGCGTGGCCTCGCCCGGCGTGGTCCGGCCGGACGGCATCGACCTGGCCCCGAACGTGCCCGGTTGGGACCGGCTGCGGCTGGCCGACGCGGTCCGTGACCGGTTCGGGGTGACCGCCGTCGCGGTGGACAACGACCTGAACGCCGCCGCCCTGGCCGAGGTACGCCTCGGCGCGCTGCGCGACGCCGACCCCGGGCTGGTGGTCGGCCTCGGCACCGGCGTCGCGGCGGCGGTCACCGTGGGCGGCCGGGTCGTCGCCGGCCACCGGGGCGCGGCCGGCGAGATCGGGTACGCCGTCGCCGGTGGACCCTGGCCGGGCACCATGCTGGAACTCGACTTCTCCGGCCGGGCGCTGGACCGGCTCGCCGACGAACTGGGCGTACCGGGCGGCGCGGCCGGGCTGGCCACCGCGGCCGCGCGTCCCGGCCCGGCCCGGGACGCGCTCACCGCCCGGGTCGACGAGTTCGCCCGGCACCTGGTCACCTGCTGCCTGCTGCTGGACCCGCAGCGGGTGGTGCTGGTGGGCGGGGTGGCCGGCAGCGACCTGATCCGGGGCCTGCTGACCGAACGGCTCGGCGCGGTGCTGCCGTACCGGCCGGAGGTGGTGCTCTCCCGGTTCGCCGACGACGCCGCCCTGCACGGCGCGGTGATCCTCGCCCACGAGGCGATCCCCGCGTCCCGCTGA
- a CDS encoding amidohydrolase family protein, which produces MTVDRGLDVVDFHLHFRIGTDQTIRCCEDAAGMHPGGEHERAVRAAGSAPYAAQWRQAWGFPDPEPPAERWQDEADRWADELRAVHVRRAVFVTGGGNDTLADVVDRHPDLLLGFAHHDPYAPGAAAELERAVVERGLRGLKLFAPLLRGPLDHADLDPLWGTAQRLGVPVLVHIGHYGSAGGLSHGRHGGPDELARMARRFPELAVVVPHFGVQHVQDLFFAAWGCPNIHVDTSGSNQWVRWMPYKLTLEDLFRRCYETIGPHRIVFGSDSSWFPRGYVTRYLDDQLRICRELGLPDDHLRAIFAGNAERLLGLDD; this is translated from the coding sequence GTGACCGTCGACCGGGGACTCGACGTCGTCGACTTCCACCTGCACTTCCGCATCGGCACGGACCAGACGATCCGGTGCTGCGAGGACGCCGCCGGCATGCACCCCGGCGGGGAGCACGAGCGGGCCGTCCGGGCCGCCGGCTCCGCCCCGTACGCGGCGCAGTGGCGGCAGGCGTGGGGCTTCCCCGACCCGGAGCCGCCGGCCGAGCGCTGGCAGGACGAGGCGGACCGGTGGGCCGACGAACTGCGGGCGGTGCACGTCCGGCGGGCGGTCTTCGTCACCGGCGGCGGCAACGACACCCTCGCCGACGTCGTCGACCGCCACCCCGACCTGCTGCTCGGCTTCGCCCACCACGACCCGTACGCCCCCGGGGCCGCCGCCGAACTGGAACGCGCGGTGGTCGAACGCGGCCTGCGCGGGCTGAAGCTCTTCGCCCCGCTGCTGCGCGGCCCCCTCGACCACGCCGACCTCGACCCGCTCTGGGGCACCGCCCAGCGGCTCGGCGTGCCGGTGCTGGTCCACATCGGGCACTACGGGAGCGCCGGCGGGCTCTCCCACGGCCGGCACGGTGGCCCGGACGAGCTGGCCCGGATGGCCCGGCGCTTCCCGGAGCTGGCCGTGGTGGTGCCGCACTTCGGCGTCCAGCACGTGCAGGACCTCTTCTTCGCCGCGTGGGGCTGCCCGAACATCCACGTCGACACCTCCGGCTCCAACCAGTGGGTGCGTTGGATGCCGTACAAACTGACCCTGGAGGACCTCTTCCGGCGCTGTTACGAGACCATCGGCCCGCACCGGATCGTGTTCGGCAGCGACTCGTCGTGGTTCCCGCGCGGTTACGTCACCCGCTACCTCGACGACCAGCTCCGCATCTGCCGGGAGCTGGGACTGCCCGACGACCACCTGCGCGCGATCTTCGCCGGGAACGCCGAGCGGCTGCTCGGCCTCGACGACTGA
- a CDS encoding class I SAM-dependent methyltransferase, translating into MEATEIRKLAALEDTHWWYRERRTLLGRALRRLAASGQRPGRALDVGAAGGGNTRVLRAYGWQPVALEFSVEGAEVARERGLNVIRADARRLPVASAGLDLVVAFDILEHVDEDHLAAAEIRRTLRPGGTALIAVPCDMRLWSAHDVAVGHVRRYDRESLRATVEKAGLVVDELWSWNVLLRPVAAWRRRTSTGSDLGDLPAVVNLGLQAVVAAERYLPVKGLPGVSLMLRAHRPPA; encoded by the coding sequence GTGGAAGCGACCGAGATCCGCAAGCTCGCCGCGCTCGAGGACACCCACTGGTGGTACCGCGAGCGTCGGACGCTGCTGGGGCGGGCGCTGCGCCGGCTCGCGGCCTCGGGTCAGCGCCCCGGCCGGGCGTTGGACGTCGGCGCGGCCGGCGGCGGCAACACCCGCGTGCTGCGGGCGTACGGCTGGCAGCCGGTGGCGCTGGAGTTCAGCGTGGAGGGCGCGGAGGTGGCCCGGGAACGCGGGCTGAACGTGATCCGGGCCGACGCCCGGCGCCTGCCGGTCGCCTCGGCCGGACTGGACCTGGTGGTCGCCTTCGACATCCTCGAACACGTCGACGAGGATCATCTCGCCGCCGCCGAGATCCGCCGCACGCTGCGGCCGGGCGGTACGGCGCTGATCGCCGTACCGTGCGACATGCGGCTCTGGTCGGCGCACGACGTGGCGGTCGGGCACGTCCGCCGCTACGACCGGGAGTCGCTGCGGGCGACGGTGGAGAAGGCCGGACTGGTCGTCGACGAGCTGTGGAGCTGGAACGTACTGCTGCGGCCGGTCGCCGCGTGGCGCCGGCGTACCTCCACCGGCAGCGACCTGGGCGACCTGCCCGCTGTGGTCAACCTCGGGCTCCAGGCGGTCGTCGCCGCCGAACGGTACCTGCCGGTGAAGGGGCTGCCCGGGGTATCCCTGATGCTGCGCGCCCACCGCCCGCCCGCCTGA
- a CDS encoding MBL fold metallo-hydrolase: MTDSRLGRRRFLGTAASAAVATVATTAATPSAVSAAPATRPRETSGPAATFRWLGTSGWRIDIGARTVLVDPYLSRFDTGLFNPPFNPATPLTVDVSRIADHPGTPQTILVTHTHWDHYNDVPHIAAQSGARVFGTLTAYHLGLAYGLPTAQLSPVKGGEVLDFGDYTVEVVSSLHSRNGSYSMAFPGVRPTVPAKPATIADLPEGDTLAFQVTPRGGPSVFFMGASDFAERNLAGLAPDVAMIAVPNTDSTHEYVPRLLAALDWPATVVPVHWDNFETELTNPPPVTGNDQQRLDAFLADVRRVAPRTRILLPEYLTPYTFA; the protein is encoded by the coding sequence ATGACCGATTCCCGACTCGGCCGCCGACGGTTCCTGGGCACCGCCGCCAGCGCGGCCGTGGCCACCGTCGCCACCACCGCAGCGACCCCCTCCGCCGTCTCCGCCGCGCCGGCCACGCGGCCCCGCGAGACGAGCGGTCCCGCCGCCACGTTCCGCTGGCTGGGCACCTCCGGCTGGCGGATCGACATCGGCGCGCGGACCGTGCTGGTGGATCCGTACCTCAGCCGCTTCGACACCGGGCTGTTCAACCCGCCGTTCAACCCAGCGACCCCGTTGACCGTCGACGTCTCGCGGATCGCGGACCACCCCGGCACTCCGCAGACGATCCTGGTCACCCACACCCACTGGGACCACTACAACGACGTACCGCACATCGCGGCGCAGTCCGGCGCCCGGGTGTTCGGCACGCTGACCGCGTACCACCTCGGGTTGGCCTACGGCCTGCCCACCGCCCAGCTCAGCCCGGTGAAGGGCGGCGAGGTGCTCGACTTCGGCGACTACACCGTCGAGGTGGTGTCGTCGCTGCACAGCCGCAACGGCTCGTACTCGATGGCCTTCCCCGGCGTCCGCCCCACCGTCCCGGCCAAGCCGGCGACGATCGCCGACCTGCCGGAGGGCGACACGCTCGCGTTCCAGGTGACCCCGCGCGGGGGGCCGTCGGTGTTCTTCATGGGCGCGAGCGACTTCGCCGAGCGCAACCTCGCCGGCCTGGCCCCCGACGTCGCGATGATCGCGGTGCCGAACACCGACTCCACCCACGAGTACGTGCCGCGCCTGCTGGCCGCGCTCGACTGGCCGGCCACCGTGGTGCCGGTGCACTGGGACAACTTCGAGACGGAGCTGACGAACCCGCCCCCGGTCACCGGGAACGACCAGCAGCGGCTCGACGCGTTCCTCGCCGACGTACGCCGGGTCGCGCCGCGTACCCGGATCCTGCTGCCGGAGTACCTGACGCCGTACACGTTCGCCTAA
- a CDS encoding serine hydrolase has translation MPAGDIFERVGVEARLHVVDVDSGREVGIRADEQVVIASVFKILLVLEFARQAVAGQVDPTERVLVRAEDRLGGWGTAGCADDVELSLRDLAYLTMSVSDNTAADLLMRRVGPDVVPLLAAELGLARTRVVGGPRQVLESMFADVGARDAGEFARIFATLPEDRVRALRVFDPAHTTSSTAREITRLLTLIWRNEAGPATACAMVRELMARQMFWTRLASGFPPDVRVAGKTGTLPGLHIEAGVVEYPDGGRYAVAVFAQTQRLTARRIDVDLAMGEAARTAVEALRAA, from the coding sequence ATGCCGGCTGGGGACATCTTCGAGAGGGTGGGCGTCGAGGCCCGCCTGCACGTGGTCGACGTGGACAGCGGCCGGGAGGTCGGAATCCGCGCGGACGAGCAGGTCGTGATCGCGTCCGTGTTCAAGATCCTGCTCGTGCTGGAGTTCGCCCGGCAGGCAGTGGCCGGGCAGGTCGACCCCACCGAGCGGGTGCTCGTACGCGCCGAGGACCGGCTGGGTGGCTGGGGTACGGCCGGCTGCGCCGACGACGTGGAGCTGTCCCTGCGCGACCTGGCGTACCTGACCATGTCGGTCAGTGACAACACGGCCGCCGACCTGCTGATGCGCCGCGTCGGCCCGGACGTGGTACCGCTGCTCGCCGCCGAGTTGGGGCTCGCCCGTACCCGGGTGGTCGGCGGGCCGCGCCAGGTGCTGGAGTCGATGTTCGCCGACGTGGGGGCGCGGGACGCCGGCGAGTTCGCCCGGATCTTCGCCACCCTGCCCGAGGATCGGGTACGGGCCCTGCGGGTCTTCGATCCCGCGCACACCACCTCCAGTACCGCCCGGGAGATCACCCGGCTGCTGACCCTGATCTGGCGGAACGAGGCCGGCCCGGCCACCGCCTGCGCGATGGTGCGGGAGCTGATGGCCCGGCAGATGTTCTGGACCCGGCTCGCGTCCGGTTTCCCGCCCGACGTACGGGTGGCCGGCAAGACCGGCACGCTGCCCGGTCTGCACATCGAAGCCGGCGTGGTGGAGTACCCGGACGGCGGCCGGTACGCGGTCGCGGTCTTCGCGCAGACCCAGCGGTTGACCGCCCGCCGGATCGACGTCGACCTCGCCATGGGTGAGGCGGCCCGGACCGCGGTCGAGGCCCTGCGCGCGGCCTGA
- a CDS encoding argininosuccinate lyase, whose amino-acid sequence MSTPPLTTYQRHHLRPTYDHHVGYLFPAMVRASQAHVVMLTEQGLVPAERGARLLRGLAELRADATPAPEFDGTFEDTYYLLEKRLAEACGIPASELDVQMARSRNDLDAGVFRMLLRDQLVGVLDRVLATGATVLDAAHRYADVVITGYTHRRPAQPTTIGHALAGYAEALAGEAVAYTDLIDLLNTSPLGSCAFAGTDLDIAPARVAELLGFAALVTNSYEAVAGADHLVRVGTLNAQALATGARLARTLMDWLTWRWVTTPGDFTQGSSIMPQKRNPVVLEHLVSMAGATAADAASVLNNVGAAWWEDSNNATTDVQVRLWESNDRTNRFFALLGGFLAEIEPLAPPSAEEIVASGATTTAAADALTRHGVPFRAAHSVVGRLVRGGAPDTWTAADVRAAAEGIADGLDDAAIDGLIAAAVRPERVLDRVQVDGPGANAVRAQVATLRVAFDGVTGRLDAVRDRLARADAALDAVAAERAAR is encoded by the coding sequence ATGAGCACACCCCCGCTGACCACCTACCAGCGGCACCACCTGCGGCCCACGTACGACCACCACGTCGGGTACCTGTTTCCGGCGATGGTGCGGGCCAGCCAGGCACACGTGGTGATGCTGACCGAGCAGGGGCTCGTCCCCGCCGAACGGGGCGCCCGGCTGCTGCGCGGCCTCGCCGAACTGCGCGCCGACGCCACGCCCGCGCCGGAGTTCGACGGCACCTTCGAGGACACCTACTACCTGCTGGAGAAGCGGCTCGCCGAGGCGTGCGGCATTCCCGCGTCCGAACTGGACGTGCAGATGGCCCGTAGCCGCAACGACCTGGACGCCGGGGTGTTCCGGATGCTCCTACGCGACCAGCTCGTCGGTGTGCTCGACCGGGTGCTCGCCACCGGGGCGACCGTGCTGGACGCCGCGCACCGGTACGCCGACGTGGTGATCACCGGCTACACGCACCGCCGGCCCGCCCAGCCCACCACCATCGGGCACGCCCTCGCCGGGTACGCCGAAGCGCTGGCCGGCGAGGCCGTCGCGTACACCGACCTGATCGACTTGCTCAACACCTCGCCGCTGGGCTCCTGCGCGTTCGCCGGCACCGACCTGGACATCGCCCCCGCCCGGGTGGCCGAGCTGCTCGGCTTCGCCGCCCTGGTCACCAACTCGTACGAGGCGGTGGCCGGGGCCGACCACCTGGTCCGGGTGGGCACGCTCAACGCGCAGGCCCTCGCCACCGGCGCGCGGCTGGCCCGCACCCTGATGGACTGGCTGACCTGGCGCTGGGTGACCACCCCCGGCGACTTCACCCAGGGCAGCAGCATCATGCCGCAGAAGCGCAACCCGGTGGTGCTGGAACACCTGGTCTCGATGGCCGGGGCGACCGCCGCCGACGCCGCCAGCGTGCTCAACAACGTCGGCGCGGCCTGGTGGGAGGACTCCAACAACGCCACCACCGACGTGCAGGTCCGGCTCTGGGAGAGCAACGACCGGACGAACCGGTTCTTCGCCCTGCTCGGCGGCTTCCTCGCCGAGATCGAACCGTTGGCGCCGCCGTCGGCGGAGGAGATCGTCGCCTCCGGGGCGACCACCACCGCCGCCGCGGACGCGTTGACCCGGCACGGCGTGCCGTTCCGGGCCGCCCACTCGGTGGTCGGCCGGCTGGTCCGGGGCGGTGCCCCGGACACCTGGACCGCCGCAGACGTACGCGCGGCGGCCGAGGGGATCGCCGACGGACTCGACGACGCCGCGATCGACGGCCTAATCGCCGCCGCCGTCCGTCCCGAGCGGGTGCTCGACCGGGTCCAGGTCGACGGTCCCGGCGCGAACGCGGTACGGGCCCAGGTGGCGACCCTGCGCGTCGCCTTCGACGGGGTCACCGGCCGGCTCGACGCGGTTCGCGACCGGCTGGCCCGCGCCGACGCGGCCCTCGACGCCGTCGCCGCCGAACGGGCGGCCCGGTGA
- a CDS encoding MFS transporter, producing the protein MSPRSAERARTPRRSRIHPAWWVAVVAFLALLGAAGFRGAPGALLVPLHHEFGWSTSVMSLAVSINLVLYGLVAPFAAALMDRLGMRQVVSGALSLVALGAGGSVLMTASWQLLVFWGLLIGTGTGAMALVFAATIANRWFVARRGLVMGVLTAGAATGQLVILPPVAALAESVGWRAASLVIAGSALVAVPLVWWIIRDHPEDRGVLPYGADPQRYSAPPRAVGGAFRRAVEGLAFAARHRAFWALAVAFAICGATTNGLVGIHFIPSAHDHGMPATTAAGLLAAVGVFDIAGTIASGWLTDKFDPRKLLVAYYAFRGVGLLVLPWLLADQVPPSMILFVVVYGLDWVATVPPTATLCRTIFGARGTIVFGWVFTAHQLGAAAAAFGAGVVRDVFDTYTYAWWGGAALCVVAAALSIVARESRRDRRSAPDVARSPVTVR; encoded by the coding sequence ATGTCACCACGATCCGCTGAGCGCGCCCGTACACCCCGTCGGTCACGTATCCACCCGGCCTGGTGGGTCGCGGTCGTCGCGTTCCTGGCGTTGCTGGGGGCCGCCGGCTTCCGCGGCGCGCCGGGCGCGTTGCTGGTGCCGCTGCACCACGAGTTCGGCTGGTCGACGAGCGTGATGTCGCTGGCCGTGAGCATCAACCTGGTGCTCTACGGGCTCGTCGCACCCTTCGCCGCCGCGCTGATGGACCGCCTCGGCATGCGCCAGGTGGTCTCGGGCGCCCTGTCGCTCGTGGCGCTCGGCGCGGGCGGCAGCGTCCTGATGACGGCCTCGTGGCAGCTACTGGTCTTCTGGGGCCTGCTGATCGGCACCGGCACCGGAGCGATGGCGCTGGTGTTCGCGGCGACCATCGCCAACCGGTGGTTCGTCGCACGTCGCGGCCTCGTGATGGGTGTGCTGACCGCCGGGGCGGCGACCGGTCAGTTGGTGATCCTGCCGCCGGTGGCCGCCCTGGCCGAGAGTGTGGGGTGGCGGGCGGCGTCGCTGGTCATCGCCGGGTCGGCGCTTGTCGCCGTACCGCTGGTGTGGTGGATCATCCGCGACCACCCCGAGGACCGTGGTGTGCTGCCGTACGGCGCTGATCCGCAGCGTTACAGCGCGCCACCGCGTGCGGTGGGCGGTGCCTTCCGGCGTGCCGTCGAGGGGCTGGCCTTCGCGGCCCGGCACCGCGCGTTCTGGGCGCTGGCGGTCGCCTTCGCGATCTGCGGCGCGACCACGAACGGGCTCGTCGGCATCCACTTCATCCCCTCCGCCCACGACCACGGCATGCCCGCCACCACCGCGGCGGGTCTGCTGGCGGCGGTGGGCGTCTTCGACATCGCCGGCACCATCGCGTCCGGTTGGCTGACCGACAAGTTCGACCCGCGCAAGCTCCTGGTCGCGTACTACGCCTTCCGAGGGGTGGGCCTGCTCGTACTGCCCTGGCTGTTGGCGGACCAGGTGCCCCCGAGCATGATCCTGTTCGTGGTCGTCTACGGCCTCGACTGGGTGGCCACCGTCCCGCCCACGGCGACGCTGTGCCGCACGATCTTCGGCGCGCGCGGCACCATCGTGTTCGGCTGGGTCTTCACCGCCCATCAGCTCGGTGCGGCCGCCGCGGCGTTCGGCGCCGGCGTCGTCCGGGACGTCTTCGATACCTACACCTATGCCTGGTGGGGTGGGGCAGCGCTGTGTGTCGTGGCCGCCGCGCTGTCGATCGTCGCCCGGGAGTCCCGCCGCGACAGGCGGAGCGCCCCAGACGTCGCCCGGAGCCCAGTCACCGTGCGTTGA
- a CDS encoding winged helix-turn-helix transcriptional regulator has translation MPLRSDWSDDLCPIRRSLDVLGDGWVLLIIRDVLHGRGKFDSLRQSLGISEAVLSRRLHAMVDAGLLVRVDYDSGGRTRQGYAATEAAAELLPVLQQLALWGERHTPMPADGGHMAMIHQTCGNETTHGEVCSACGEALVPEHMTWVKPWKNARDRLVPPGVLADPDGTRAGTADATPPPQT, from the coding sequence ATGCCGCTACGATCCGACTGGTCCGACGACCTGTGCCCGATCCGCCGCTCACTCGATGTGCTCGGGGACGGATGGGTGCTGCTGATCATCCGCGACGTGCTGCACGGCCGGGGCAAGTTCGACTCGTTGCGTCAGAGTCTCGGCATCTCGGAGGCGGTGCTCAGCCGCCGACTGCATGCCATGGTCGACGCCGGCCTGCTGGTACGCGTCGACTACGACAGCGGCGGACGTACCCGTCAGGGGTACGCGGCCACCGAGGCGGCGGCAGAACTGCTACCGGTGCTGCAACAGCTCGCGCTGTGGGGCGAACGGCACACACCGATGCCGGCGGACGGCGGGCACATGGCCATGATCCATCAGACGTGCGGCAACGAGACCACGCACGGGGAGGTGTGCAGCGCCTGCGGCGAAGCCCTCGTACCCGAGCACATGACCTGGGTGAAACCCTGGAAGAACGCGCGGGACAGGCTGGTCCCCCCAGGCGTCCTGGCCGACCCTGACGGCACGCGCGCCGGCACGGCCGACGCCACACCGCCGCCCCAGACCTGA
- a CDS encoding MerR family transcriptional regulator: MDDRTELFTIGQLSDRTGLTVRTIRFWSDEGLLPPTARSGGGYRLYDAAAVARLELLRTLRDLGVGLDDARRILDRQAGVTDVARAHVRALDAEIRTLRLRRAVLRSVVRRGSTTEELRLMHDLARLSARERQQIIDDFVAEVFIGVDPDSPAGGIASAMRCAVPADLPDNPTDEEVDAWVELAELVADPAFRQRTREMAVAGASGGDTPPEPMPDATPARDALAAGIAPDSPTAREVVDRIIDPALSAQDRVALADRMATFTDRRVERYWELVGVLNRRPPFPPMVPAVEWLIEALRATR, from the coding sequence GTGGACGACCGAACCGAGCTGTTCACCATCGGACAGCTCTCCGATCGCACCGGCCTGACCGTACGCACCATCCGGTTCTGGTCGGACGAGGGGCTGCTGCCGCCGACCGCCCGGTCCGGTGGCGGGTACCGCCTCTACGACGCCGCCGCTGTGGCCCGGTTGGAGCTGCTGCGGACCCTGCGTGACCTGGGTGTCGGCCTGGACGACGCCCGGCGGATCCTGGACCGGCAGGCCGGCGTCACGGACGTGGCACGGGCGCACGTCCGGGCGCTGGACGCCGAGATCCGGACGCTGCGGCTGCGTCGGGCGGTGCTGCGGTCGGTCGTCCGTCGCGGAAGCACGACCGAGGAGTTGAGACTCATGCACGACCTGGCCCGCCTCTCCGCCCGGGAGCGGCAGCAGATCATCGACGACTTCGTGGCGGAGGTGTTCATCGGCGTCGACCCGGACTCCCCCGCCGGCGGTATCGCCTCGGCGATGCGGTGCGCGGTCCCGGCGGACCTGCCCGACAATCCCACCGACGAGGAGGTGGACGCCTGGGTGGAGCTGGCCGAACTGGTCGCCGACCCGGCGTTCCGCCAGCGGACCCGGGAGATGGCGGTGGCCGGGGCGTCCGGCGGGGACACCCCGCCGGAGCCGATGCCCGACGCGACGCCGGCCCGGGACGCCCTCGCCGCCGGGATCGCCCCGGACTCCCCCACCGCCCGGGAGGTTGTCGACCGGATCATCGACCCGGCGCTCTCCGCTCAGGATCGGGTCGCGCTGGCCGACCGGATGGCCACCTTCACCGACCGACGGGTGGAGCGGTACTGGGAGCTGGTCGGGGTGCTGAACCGTCGGCCACCGTTCCCGCCGATGGTGCCGGCGGTGGAGTGGCTGATCGAGGCCCTACGCGCCACCCGCTGA
- a CDS encoding acetoin reductase: MAVVTGAGRGIGRAIALRLADDGADVAVNDVRAEGAEKVAEEIRARGRRAVAVPADVSDRDAVFGMVAKVADDLGRVDIMVSNAGMAQIKPLTEVTPQELEPLFRLNVFGVLYCLQAAVAQMQKQGGGGKIINAASIAGHDAFDYLGAYSATKFAVNGFTQAAAKELAQFGITVNAYCPGIVGTDMWDAIDQKLSGYLGLKQGEALKKYAGGIPLGRVETPEDVAAFVSYLASPDSDYMTGQSVMIDGGLVMR; the protein is encoded by the coding sequence GTGGCGGTCGTTACGGGAGCGGGTCGGGGGATCGGCCGGGCGATCGCCCTGCGGTTGGCGGACGACGGTGCCGACGTGGCCGTGAACGACGTCCGGGCCGAGGGCGCCGAGAAGGTGGCCGAGGAGATCCGGGCCCGAGGTCGACGGGCCGTCGCGGTGCCGGCCGACGTCAGCGACCGGGACGCCGTCTTCGGCATGGTGGCGAAGGTCGCCGACGACCTCGGCCGGGTCGACATCATGGTCTCCAACGCCGGCATGGCCCAGATCAAGCCGCTGACCGAGGTGACACCCCAGGAACTGGAACCCCTGTTCCGGCTGAACGTCTTCGGCGTCCTCTACTGCCTACAGGCCGCCGTGGCGCAGATGCAGAAGCAGGGCGGGGGCGGAAAGATCATCAACGCCGCCTCGATCGCCGGGCACGACGCGTTCGACTACCTCGGCGCGTACTCGGCGACGAAGTTCGCGGTGAACGGGTTCACCCAGGCTGCGGCGAAGGAACTGGCGCAGTTCGGCATCACGGTCAACGCCTACTGTCCCGGGATCGTCGGCACCGACATGTGGGATGCCATCGACCAGAAGCTCAGCGGCTACCTCGGCCTGAAGCAGGGCGAGGCGCTCAAGAAGTACGCGGGCGGAATCCCCCTCGGCCGGGTCGAGACCCCGGAGGACGTCGCTGCCTTCGTCTCCTACCTGGCCAGCCCCGACTCGGACTACATGACCGGCCAGTCCGTCATGATCGACGGCGGCCTCGTCATGCGCTGA